In a genomic window of Thermosynechococcus sp. CL-1:
- the psbA gene encoding photosystem II q(b) protein: MTTTLQRRESANLWERFCNWVTSTDNRLYVGWFGVIMIPTLLAATICFVIAFIAAPPVDIDGIREPVSGSLLYGNNIITGAVVPTSNAIGLHFYPIWEAASLDEWLYNGGPYQLIVFHFLLGASCYMGRQWELSYRLGMRPWICVAYSAPLASAFAVFLIYPIGQGSFSDGMPLGISGTFNFMIVFQAEHNILMHPFHQLGVAGVFGGALFSAMHGSLVTSSLIRETTETESTNYGYKFGQEEETYNIVAAHGYFGRLIFQYASFNNSRALHFFLAAWPVVGVWFTALGISTMAFNLNGFNFNHSVIDAKGNVINTWADIINRANLGMEVMHERNAHNFPLDLASAESAPVAMIAPSING, translated from the coding sequence ATGACCACAACTCTCCAACGTCGCGAAAGCGCGAATTTGTGGGAGCGGTTTTGTAACTGGGTGACCAGCACCGATAACCGCCTCTATGTGGGCTGGTTCGGTGTGATTATGATCCCCACCCTGCTGGCCGCAACCATTTGCTTTGTGATTGCTTTCATCGCTGCTCCCCCTGTGGACATCGATGGCATTCGTGAGCCTGTTTCTGGCTCCTTGCTCTATGGCAACAACATCATCACCGGTGCAGTGGTGCCCACCAGCAACGCCATTGGCTTGCACTTCTACCCCATTTGGGAAGCTGCTTCCCTTGATGAGTGGCTCTACAATGGTGGCCCCTACCAGTTGATTGTCTTCCACTTCCTATTGGGTGCCTCCTGCTACATGGGTCGCCAGTGGGAACTCAGCTACCGTCTTGGCATGCGGCCTTGGATCTGCGTGGCCTACTCTGCCCCCTTGGCCTCTGCCTTTGCGGTCTTCTTGATCTACCCCATTGGTCAAGGCAGCTTCTCTGACGGGATGCCCCTCGGTATCTCCGGTACCTTCAACTTCATGATTGTGTTCCAAGCTGAGCACAACATCCTCATGCACCCCTTCCACCAATTGGGTGTGGCCGGTGTCTTTGGTGGCGCACTGTTTTCCGCCATGCACGGTTCGCTGGTGACCTCCAGCCTGATCCGTGAAACCACCGAAACGGAATCCACCAACTACGGCTACAAGTTTGGTCAAGAGGAAGAAACCTACAACATCGTGGCTGCCCACGGTTACTTTGGTCGCTTGATCTTCCAATACGCCAGCTTCAACAACAGCCGTGCGCTGCACTTCTTCCTCGCCGCTTGGCCTGTGGTCGGGGTTTGGTTCACCGCTCTGGGTATCAGCACGATGGCCTTCAACCTCAACGGGTTTAACTTCAACCACTCGGTCATTGATGCCAAGGGCAACGTGATCAACACTTGGGCTGACATCATCAACCGTGCCAACTTGGGTATGGAAGTGATGCACGAGCGCAATGCTCACAACTTCCCCCTCGACTTGGCCAGCGCTGAGTCTGCTCCTGTGGCCATGATTGCTCCCAGCATCAACGGCTAA
- the psbA gene encoding photosystem II q(b) protein, with amino-acid sequence MTTVLQRRQTANLWERFCDWITSTENRLYIGWFGVIMIPTLLAATICFVIAFIAAPPVDIDGIREPVSGSLLYGNNLITASVVPSSNAIGLHLYPIWDAASLDEWLYNGGPYQLIIFHFLIGIFAYMGRQWELSYRLGMRPWIPVAYSAPVSAATAVLLIYPIGQGSFSDGLMLGVSGTFNFMIVFQAEHNILMHPFHMLGVAGVFGGALFSAMHGSLVTSSLIRETTETESTNYGYKFGQEEETYNIVAAHGYFGRLIFQYASFNNSRSLHFFLAAWPVVGIWFAALGISTMAFNLNGFNFNHSVVDAQGNVINTWADIINRANIGIEVMHERNAHNFPLDLASGESAPVAMIAPSIEA; translated from the coding sequence ATGACTACAGTTCTGCAACGTCGTCAGACAGCGAATCTGTGGGAGCGTTTTTGTGATTGGATTACCAGCACCGAAAACCGCCTTTATATTGGCTGGTTTGGGGTAATCATGATCCCGACGCTCCTTGCCGCAACGATTTGCTTTGTCATTGCCTTTATTGCGGCGCCCCCCGTGGATATTGATGGCATCCGTGAGCCTGTCTCTGGCTCCTTGCTCTATGGCAACAACCTCATTACAGCCTCAGTGGTACCCTCCTCTAATGCCATTGGCTTGCACCTCTACCCCATTTGGGATGCTGCTTCTCTGGATGAGTGGCTCTACAATGGCGGCCCTTACCAACTGATTATTTTCCACTTCCTTATCGGTATCTTTGCCTACATGGGTCGCCAATGGGAACTCAGCTACCGTCTTGGCATGCGCCCTTGGATTCCGGTCGCTTACTCTGCGCCCGTTTCCGCCGCCACTGCCGTGCTGTTGATCTACCCCATTGGTCAAGGTAGCTTTTCTGATGGCTTGATGCTGGGGGTTTCTGGTACGTTCAATTTTATGATTGTGTTCCAAGCGGAGCACAATATCCTGATGCATCCCTTCCACATGCTGGGTGTGGCCGGCGTCTTTGGCGGTGCCCTCTTCTCTGCCATGCACGGTTCGCTGGTAACCTCCAGCCTGATCCGTGAAACTACAGAAACCGAGTCCACCAACTACGGCTACAAGTTTGGTCAAGAGGAAGAAACCTACAACATCGTGGCGGCTCACGGTTACTTTGGGCGCCTGATCTTCCAATACGCCAGTTTCAACAACAGCCGCTCGCTGCACTTCTTCCTCGCCGCTTGGCCAGTGGTGGGTATCTGGTTTGCTGCCCTTGGCATTAGCACGATGGCCTTTAACCTCAATGGCTTCAACTTCAACCACTCCGTTGTGGATGCGCAAGGGAATGTCATCAATACTTGGGCCGACATCATCAACCGCGCCAACATTGGTATTGAGGTGATGCACGAACGCAATGCCCACAACTTCCCCCTCGACTTGGCAAGCGGTGAATCGGCTCCTGTGGCGATGATTGCCCCAAGCATTGAAGCCTAA
- a CDS encoding Coenzyme F420 hydrogenase/dehydrogenase, beta subunit C-terminal domain translates to MTAAHQKARALKPGSPRPAKALCSECGLCDTYYIHYVKEACAFLNQQFETLEQQSHGRARDLDNWDECYFGVHQQMIAARKTEPIAGAQWTGIVSSIAIAMLESGRVEGVVCVQNSESDRFTPKPVIARTREEILAARVNKPTLSPNLSVLEQVEQCGLKRLLVIGVGCQIQALRAVQDKLGLEKLYVLGTPCVDNVTRAGLQKFLKTTSRSPETVIYYEFMQDFRVHFKHSDGSTETVPFFGLKTNQLKDVFAPSCMSCFDYVNGLADLVVGYMGAPFGWQWLVVRNELGQEMLDLVRDQLETQPVTSAGDRHAAVQQSIPAYDKGVTLPMWAAKLVGLVIERIGPKGLEYARFSIDSHFTRNYLYVRRNYPQKLAAHVPPFAKKIVDQYQLPAQ, encoded by the coding sequence ATGACTGCCGCCCATCAAAAAGCCCGTGCCCTCAAGCCCGGTAGCCCCCGCCCCGCCAAGGCGCTGTGCAGTGAGTGTGGTCTCTGCGACACCTACTATATCCACTACGTCAAGGAGGCCTGCGCCTTCCTCAATCAGCAGTTTGAGACTCTCGAGCAGCAAAGTCATGGCCGTGCCCGTGATCTTGACAATTGGGACGAGTGCTACTTTGGCGTTCACCAGCAGATGATAGCGGCTCGCAAAACCGAACCCATTGCGGGGGCGCAGTGGACGGGCATCGTCAGCAGTATTGCCATTGCCATGTTGGAGTCGGGACGGGTCGAGGGCGTTGTCTGCGTTCAAAATAGCGAAAGCGATCGCTTTACCCCCAAGCCCGTGATTGCCCGCACTCGTGAAGAGATTCTGGCCGCTCGCGTCAATAAACCGACCCTGTCTCCCAATCTATCGGTTCTCGAGCAGGTGGAGCAATGCGGCCTCAAACGCCTGTTGGTGATTGGGGTTGGCTGTCAAATTCAGGCGCTGCGAGCGGTACAGGACAAACTGGGTCTTGAAAAGCTCTACGTCCTGGGCACTCCCTGCGTGGACAATGTCACCCGTGCGGGTCTGCAAAAATTCCTTAAAACCACCAGCCGATCGCCCGAAACCGTCATTTACTACGAATTCATGCAGGACTTTCGGGTGCATTTCAAGCACAGCGACGGCTCCACAGAGACGGTGCCCTTCTTTGGCCTCAAAACGAATCAACTCAAGGATGTCTTTGCCCCCTCGTGTATGAGTTGCTTTGACTACGTGAATGGCCTTGCCGATCTGGTCGTGGGCTACATGGGCGCCCCCTTTGGTTGGCAGTGGCTGGTGGTGCGCAATGAGCTTGGCCAAGAAATGCTTGACCTCGTGCGCGATCAATTGGAAACGCAGCCCGTTACGAGTGCCGGCGATCGCCACGCTGCCGTGCAACAAAGCATTCCTGCCTACGATAAAGGCGTCACGCTCCCCATGTGGGCGGCGAAACTAGTCGGCCTAGTAATTGAGCGCATTGGTCCCAAAGGGCTTGAATATGCCCGCTTTTCCATTGACTCCCACTTCACCCGCAACTATCTCTATGTGCGGCGCAACTATCCCCAAAAACTGGCTGCTCACGTGCCCCCCTTTGCCAAAAAAATTGTTGATCAGTATCAACTCCCTGCTCAATAA